CGTCACGTGCAGCGCCAGCTGGCCACCGCCGGCATCGTTGTGGATGTCACCAAGGTGGTGCAGGCGCTGCAGGCGCTCGTCCCCGGTGAGGCGGAACCGGACGACGACGATCCCGCAACAGCCGCCGTCGAAGTCGTCCCGGTGCTTGAGGGCTTCCGCCCGCTGGACCGCGAGTTCGCGGATTCGCTCCACATGGAGCTCGAGCCGCTGCAGGAGATCGCGGAACTTCTGGCAGAGAACCGCCAGCTGGTCCTGTACGGGCCGCCCGGCACCGGCAAGACGTACCTGGCCAAGCACCTCGCCGCGGAGCTCGCGCAGGACAGCACGGACGAACGGGTGAAGCTGGTGCAGTTCCACCCCTCCTACGCGTACGAGGACTTTTTCGAGGGCTACCGGCCGGACAAAACTGATGAGGGACAGGTGTCCTTCAAGCTCGTGGCGGGCCCGCTGCGCCGGCTGGCCGAGGAAGCCGCCAAGCCCGGAAACGAAAAGAAGCCCTACTTCCTGATCATCGATGAAATGAACCGGGCCAACCTGGCCAAGGTCTTCGGCGAGCTGTACTTCCTGCTCGAGTACCGGGATGACCGGATCTACCTGCAGTACAGCCCGAACGAGCCGTTCACCCTGCCGGACAACCTGTACATCATCGGCACCATGAACACCGCAGACCGGTCCATTGCCATGATGGATGCCGCCATCCGCCGCCGGTTTGCGTTCATCGAGCTGCACCCGCAGACCGAACCGGTGAAGGGTTCGCTGCTGCGCTTCCTGCAGGCACGGGAGCTGGACACCACGCCGGCGCTGCTGCTCGATGCGCTCAACGCGGCCATCGACGAGTGGGACCGGGACCTGATGATCGGCCCGTCCTACTTCATGAAGCCGGCTGCCCAGACACCGGCCGGGCTGCGCCGGATCTGGAAGTACGAGCTGATGCCGCTGCTTGAGGAGCACTACCACGGCCAGCTGACCCGCGCGCAGTTGGAGGAGCGGTTCGGGTTGGAGCCGCTGCTGGGACGCCTTGCGGCCAGCTAAGGGGCTGCCGGCCGGGCCGGTCCCGGCACACTCTGTCCAGGCACAGTCTGTCCCGTCCCGGGCTGTCCCCGCGCAGCGGCTTGCGGTGAAGCCACTGCCGCCCAAACCCCCGCAGGCTCCGGCGCACGGCGGCCCGGTGACGGGGAGCAGGCACCTGGTCATGGACGAGCTGTCCGGCGGCGTGGTGGAACGGCTGGACCCCGCCAGCGCCGCGTTCCTGAACTCGAGCGGGCTGGTAAAGGCCTCGCCAATGGGTATGGGCCTCTACCGGATCGAGCCGGTGGGGAAGGTGGGGTCGGTCCGGACGGCCACCATCCAGCTTGATGTCCGGCCCAAGGACCGGCTGGGCCTGAGCCGGCTGCTCTTCCTCCTCAGCTACGCCGGAAACCAGGGCTTCCGGGCAGACTCCGTGGCTGCTGTGGAGGACCGCGAACTGTGGAGTGCGCTGGCGGAGTCGCTGGCGCAGCTGGCGGAGCGTGCGTTGGGCCGCGGAGTGCTGCAGGGCTACCGGACAGTGGATGAGTCCCTCCGCACGGTCAAGGGCCGCATCCGGATTTCAGACCAGATCTCACGCCGCCCTGGCATGCTGGTGCCGCTGGAAGTGTCGTACGACGAGTTCACCGAGGACATCGCCGAAAACCGGATCCTGCGCGCGGCGCTGGAACGCATGGGCCAGGTCCCCCGGGTCCGGCCTGAGGTCCTGAGCCGCCTGCGCCAGCTCAAGGGAAAGCTCGACGCCGTGACCAGGCTGCCGGCGGGCGCTCCGCTGCCGCCGTGGACGCCGAGCAGGATGAACGTCCGGTACCACTCAGTGCTGCGCCTGGCCGGGCTGATCCTCCGGAACGCGTCCGCGGAGGCCGGCGAGGGCAAGCAGCAGACGGCATCATTCGTGGTGGACATGGCGCAGGTTTTTGAGGACTTTGTGGGCGCGGCGCTCCGGGAGGCGATGGCGGCGTACCCGGGGGAGATCCGGCTGCAGTACAACGCACTCCTCAGCGAGGCCGTCCGGGACGCTGACAGGCTCTCGGTCCGCCCGGACGCCGTGCACGTGCTCGATGGCCGGCCCGTGGTGGTGTACAACGCCAAGTACAAGGCCGCAGCGGATCTCGGCGCGTCCCTCACGGCCGACCACTACCAGATGCTGGCCCACTGCACCGCCCTCGGTGTGCCGACCGCATGGCTCGTCTACGCGGGTGCGGGAGAGATGAAGCTGCGGCGGATTCTGAACACGGATATCGACATCGTGGAGTTTCCGCTGGATCTGTCGCTGCCGCCGTCGGACATTCTTGCTGCGGTGGCGGAGCTGGCTCGGCAGTCCTGGGGTGAGGTTCTCCGCACGTCGGCCGGGGGCTAGTCCGCAGACGCTCCCTGCGCCTGGGCCTATACGGGCAGCCGGACGATGAAGGTGGTGCCTTCGCCCAGCTTGCTTTCCACCTCGATGGTCCCGCCGTGGGCCTCCACAATCGCCTTGCTGATGGACAGCCCCAGCCCCACCCCGGGAATGGCGGTCCGGCGCACATTGCTGGTGCGGAAGAACTTTGAGAACACTTCAGCCTGATCCTCGCTGCTCATGCCCATCCCGGTGTCACGGACACGGCAAATGACCTGTTCGCCGTCCTGCGCCAGGGACACCACCACGTTTCCGCCGTCGGGAGAGTATTTGATGGCGTTCGAGACGAGGTTGTCCAGTACCTGGGAGATCCGCGGGCCGTCCACGTGGGCATCCAGCCGCGCCGGCGCGTCAGCTTTGAGTACCACGCGGGCGGCATCGGCCTTGGGCAGGGCGGCGGAAATGCTGGCGCGCACCAGTTCGGCCACGTCCACCGCGTGCGGCGTCACGATCAGTTGGCCGTCCCTGGTGGCGAGCAGGTCCGACACCAGGGTGAGCAGGCGTTCCGAATTGCGCTTGATGATGGTCAGCGGCTCCAACTGGTCTTCCCGGGGCTCGTCCTCGAGGAGGATTTCCACATAGCCCAGGATGGATGTCAGGGGTGTCCGGAACTCATGGGAAACGCTGGAGACGAACTCGTCCTTGGCGGCCAGGGCATTGACCAGGTCCGTCACGTCGCTGAAGACGATGACCGAGCCCGCAAACTGGCCGTCGGCATCCTTCATTGCACGGGCGCTGGTGGTGATGGCCCGCTGTTCCTTCCCCGCCCCGAGCCAAACGAGGTAGTCCGTGAAGGTCTCGCCCAGGACCGCCCTGCGCACGGGCCGCTCCTCCACCGGAACGGAAGTGGTGCGGTCCGCGGCGAAGACCAGCAGCTGCGACTCGTTCGGGCCCTCACTGTCCTTGGGGCTGGCCAGCTCGTGGTTGGCCCGCTGTTTGCGGTTCATCAGGATGTCGTGGCCGTCCGCGTCGACCGCCAGGACACCGATGTTCACGGTTTCCAGGACGGAGTTGAGCAGGGCCTCCTGCCGTTTGGTGCTGCGCAGGCTGGCCTTGAGCTGTTCGTCCTTGTCCTCCAGGGACTGCTGTTGGCGCATCATGCTGAGGGTCAGGACGCTCACCGACACTCCGATGCCCAGCATCATCACGGGAACCAGCAGCGACTTAGCCAGGCTGGGACCGGACACATTTCCGTCGAGGAACAAGGGGACCCAGATGATGGCAAGGGGGCAGAAGAAGGACGCCCAAAGCGCCAGCCGCGGGTAGTAGCCGGAAGCGCACAGCCAAATAACGGGGAAGACCGCCAGCAGGCTGATCCCGGTCAGGCTCTCCTGTCCGCCCTCCCGGCCCACCGCGATTGAGACGAAGTCCAGGAGGGGTATCACCAGGAAGCTGGTGTACGGGAGCCGGTCCCACGGCACCAGGAAACACAGCGCCATGATGGCCAGCTGGGACACCAGGAACGCCACGAACAGCGGGTTGTCCATTGTCCCGGGGAAAAAGGCCCACATGAGGAACGCGGTCAGGAGTGTGGTGATGAACAGTGGCGTCTGGCTCAGGACCACCCGGTCCGTCAGCCGGTATTCGTGGAAAGGGCGCCGGAAAAACCTCAGCCGGCCCGCTGCCCACGCCACCGGCTCAGTCATGAAGGGCAGCCAGAAGTGTCAGGGTTGTGAGACGCATACCAACAGGGTATCGGCAGCGGGCTATACTTCTCACGTTGTCAAGCTGGCTGAGGGGGCTTGTATGAGTGAGGCACGAGTGGGCCTGGTCATCGAGGATGACCAGGATATTCGGGAACTGGTCCGCGCGGTCCTGACCCAGGCTGGGTTTGACGTGAGCGTTGCGGCCAGCGGAACCGAGGGTGTTCTGGCGGCAAGATCGCTGAATCCGGATGTCATCACCCTGGATCTGGGTTTGCCGGATATTGACGGGTTTGAGGTCTCCCGGCAGATTCGTGAATTTTCTGACGCCTACATCGTGATGCTGACGGCTCGGGCCGAGGAATTGGATACCCTGATCGGTCTGGAGTCGGGGGCCGATGATTACCTCACCAAGCCGTTCCGTCCCCGGGAGCTCCGGGCGCGGATTGCGGCAATGATGCGCCGGCCCCGCTCAGCTCCTGACGCTCTGGAGGATGCCGCCGCAGCGGAGCGGGCGGACGATCCGGGAGCGGGACATTACAGCCACAATGGACTGGACCTGACGTACGCGTCCCGGTCCGTCACCGTGGATGGACAGGAGCTGAACCTGACGCGGACGGAGTTTGAACTGCTGTACGCGCTGCTCGAGGCGGGCCGGACCGTCCGGACCAAATCTGATCTGGTGCGTCGCCTCCGGGACGAGGATTACGACGTCGGCAGTTACATCAGCGAGGCGGACGAACGGTCGGTGGAGGTCCACATGGGAAATCTGCGGAAGAAGCTCGGCGACTCGCCCCAGCGCCCGCGCTGGCTGCAGACCGTACGTGGCGTTGGTTACCGCTTGGCGCCGGCGGACCGCTGAGACTCCAAGCGGTGCAGCGTCTGGCTGCAGCACAGGCTGATGGGTCTGAGGTAGTCCGCAGCCAGTTGCGGGAGCGAGACGGAGGGCTCCTTGCGGGGTGAATCCTCACGGATGGAGCGTTCAAGGTCTATGGCCAGTCCGGCCAGCCGCTCGGCGCCCACCATCTGGCTCGAGGTCTTGATGCTGAGGACGGCATCCACTGCTCCGGGCAGGTCTCCGGTTGTCAGGGCCACGCGCAGCTTGCCGATCCGGACCGGGAGGTAGTCGATGAAGTTGCTTACAAAGACGGTGCAGTAACCCTCATCGTCGGCCAGTTCATCGCGGAGGCGGTCCAGGACCGAAGGATCCACCAAGGGGCGCCCGGCATCATCGGAGGGGGCCATTCCTGTCCTTTCCGGTTGCGTCGCCCATCCCGGAAAGCCGGGGTGGAAGCCAGGATCGTCTTGCATCTTCAGGGTAAATCGCTTCCTCTGTGCGTCGGCCCTCCGGGATCAAGACTGGGGTTTTCCTGTGGAGAATGCGGTTTTTTGCCGTAGGAGTTCATCTTTGCCGGTGCCGCTCAATTCGGGCGCGGGCAAACACTCAAGAATGGCTCAAGTTCCGGAGCGGTTTTCTTGCGCGCCAAGAAAGCCCACCAGCTGCGCTTCGAGGGCGGAGCCGTCTTTCAGGTCGCACTCCCACACGGTGAGCACCTCCCAGCCCAGGGCTTCCAGCTGACGGCGTTGCTGGCCGTCGCGTTCGCGGGTCCGGGCCCGTTTGGCTTCCCAGAAGACGGCGTTGGCCTTGGGAGCGTGCTGCCCGGCGCGGCAGTCGTGGAAGTGCCAGAAGCAGCCGTTGACGAAGATGACTTTGCGCCGGCCTGCGAAGACCAAGTCCGGGTTTCCGGACAGGCGGATGCTGCCGGCCTTGCCGTGGAGCCGGTACCGGTATCCCCTGGCATGCAGGAGACGGCGCACCAGCAACTCCGGTTTGGTGTTCTTGCCGCGGATCCGGGACATGTTCCAACTCCGCTGCTCGGGCGTCAGCCTGTCTGACATGCTTCCAGTCTAGAAGCTCCTAGATTTCCCGTTCCGGCTGTTCGCCCAGTTCGAAGTGGCGGCCGCTGACGGACGTGGGGATAACCTCCACGTAGAAATCCTTGAGCGTGGGCACCCAGGTTTTGAGGCCAAGCTCTTCGACGGCGGCGACTTCCGCGGAGCTGCTCAGGACCCGCGCCGTTCCCCGGAGAACCACTGACCAGGCTTCATCAGAGAGAATGCCGTCGGTTTCCAGCAGCACGCTGGAGTTGATGGTGAGCTGGGCCAGCTTGTTCCCGGGCGCCGTGCGGAGGTAGATCTTCCGGTTGGAAGCGATGTAGTTGACGGGGAAGATGTCCGGTTCGCCGGCAACAGAGACCACCAACCGGCCGTGCCTGGTGGCCTCCAAGAGTTTCCAGGACTGCTCGTCATCGAGTTCCAGTACGGGCTGGCCGTCGGGGTGCGTGTACATCATAAAGGCCATTCTTCTACGTTCCGTAGAAGAATTCTAGGGCTGGACGGAGGAATTTCGGATTAAGTTGGCGGGTAAATCCACTCTGGCGGGCAGCAGAGCCGTGTGACTTTCTGCCGGGGCGGCGCGGTGGTAGCACCGTTGCCTGGTAGCTGTGGATAACTTTGATCGCTCCGATGTGTCCTGGGCTACCCTTAGATCATTGTTCGGAGCGAGGCGTCTTGAAACTATCGGGGGATTAGCTGCCCATGACATCGCACAAGTTCTTCACCGCCCGGCATCTGCGTGCCGCCACCATCGCGGGCCTTGCGTCGGCCGCGCTGGCGCTTTCCGGCTGCAACGCCGGTGGCAGCCCGGGCGGGACGGATACCTCCCCGGCGGCGGTCTCGCAGACGCCCACGGCAACCGCCAGCCCCACGCCTTCCCCGACGTCCACGCCGGCCTATGTGCCGGCGTCCGCCAGTGGCCGTGCCCAGAACGTCCCCGTGCCTGTACTTCCGGATGTAGGGAAGACGGAGACAAAGGAGGGCCTGGAGGCGTTCGCGCGGTACTGGTACGCGACGTTGAGCTACGCCTATGAAACCGGCGACACGCAAAAATTAGACACGTTGAGCGAATCGTACTGTGTCTTCTGCAGGGGTCTCTCGGATGGTGTAGCGGCCGCATGGGCCGATGGTCGCTGGATATCAGGAGGTAAAGTCGAAACGCCTGCGGTATCTGCTGTAGTCGTGCCGGGCGAGAAGGCGTACGCCACAATTCAAGTTCTTCAACAGGCTGTTGAAATCAGGAAACCTGACGGAGCTCTCTACCAAGAGCCAACGAAGGCGACTAACGCGGGAAGCCGAGCGGACGCGACTTTCGGCCCCTCGGGGTGGGTCATCTCCGATTTGGGCCTCATCAGATAATCATGGACATCAAGTGCGCTGGCGTAGCGTCTCTATGTTTGTCCTTTCTCTTGCTGGCTTTAAGCCCCACAAGTTCGCGCGCGGATGAGCCACCCATCGTCATCGGATATGAAGACAAGGGACTTGCAGTAGGGGCAGATAAATGGACCGTGGACGGTGCAACGGGGGAGATCAGGCCTGGCCGCCCGGACCAGATTTCCTCGGACCCGAATAACTACAAGTACGAGCTCCAATGCCACATAGGTGGGGGCGACTTCGACTCGGTCTGCCTGCGGAGTCAGATCGAGTGCCCGGACCGCGCCGACGGCGAGGTGGGTATCCCGGTCATCTGGTACTCCATGCCCCGAGGTGTTCCGGGCGCTGTCTGGGCTATCCATTCGGGTCCCACCTGCCTTTATGACGCCCAGCCTGAGGACCTCCTGCCGCGAATAGCGGCCGCGATCCAGCGGCAGTTCGAGAGCCTGCCCATCAACGCCGGCGCCGTGGTCGCGCAGCCGAGTCCGCACACCCTTCGTGGGGCCGAAACGAACTTCTACGCAAACGCCTCGGAACAGCAGTTCGACGTGACGATGTTCGGGCAGAAAGTCCATGTTGTGGCCACCCCGGCTCAGTACACCTGGAACTACGGCGACGGCACGGTGTTCGGCCCGCAGCCGTCGATGGGCGGCCCCTTGCCGCAGGAACGCTGGGGAGAGAAGACCCGGACCAGCCACATCTACGCGCAGACGGGCGACTTCCGGGTGGTCCTCACCACCTCCTTCCAGGGCACCTACTCGGTGAACGGCGGCCCGCCCCTGCCTATCCCGGGCCAGGGCCAGTTCAGCGCGCCCCCGCAAGGTATCAGCGTCTGGCGTTCCATCACCCGGAACTACGCCGATGACTGCAACGCGAACCCCCAAGGGCAGGGCTGCCCGGGCGTGCCGGCAGGACGGTAAAACGCCTCCGTCACCAGGTGTGATGGCCCTCTCACCCGGAATAGATGCAGACGCTAACCAGTTGGGACCAGCAGAACGAATCCCTTCGAAAGGAACTGCCTGTGCTGTTTTCCCCGTTGACTCTTGGTGAGCTCGAACTGTCCAACCGCCTGGTGATGGCGCCCCTGACCCGTCTCCGTGCGGGCCAGGAAGGCGTACCCGGTCCGTTGCTCGTGGAGCATTACCGTCAGCGCGCCTCACTTGGCCTCATCGTCAGCGAAGGCACCTATCCGAGCCCGGCCGGCCGTTCCTACATGGGCCAGCCCGGACTTGTCACCGAACAGCAGGTTGCCGGCTGGAAGAAAGTCACTGACGCCGTCCATGCCGAGGGCGGCCGCATGTTCGCCCAGGTCATGCACGGCGGCCGGGTGTCCCACGAGGACATCACCGGCGGCCACCAGCTGGTGGCGCCGAGCGCCCTCGCCGTCGACGGCGAAGTCCGTACCCCGTTCGGCAAGAAGCCCTACCCGGTGCCGCACGCGCTCACCCCTGATGAGCTGCCCATCGTGATGCAGGAAATAGTGGCCGCCTCACTCAACGCCATCGACGCTGGTTTCGACGGCGTCGAGCTGCACTCCGCCAACGGATACCTCCTGAACGAATTCCTTGCCCCGAACTCGAATGTGCGCACGGACAGCTACGGCGGATCCCCGGAAAACCGGGCCCGTTTCGTGATTGAAACCGTGAACGCCGTGGTGGCGGCAGTCGGCGCCCACCGGGTGGGCATCCGCATCTCCCCGGAGCACCAGGTCCAGGGCATCGCCGAGACCGACGCCGCCGATGTCCGTGCTACCTACGAAGTTTTGGTGGACAGCATCGCACCCCTGAACCTCGCCTACCTCAGCGTCCTGCATCAGGACCCCACCAGCGGGTTGGTGCAGGATCTCCGGGCGCGCTTCAACGGCACGTTCCTGGTCAACTCCGGCTTCGGCACCATCACCACCCGGGAGGAAGCGGCCGCCCTGGTGGCCAACGGACACGCCGACGCCGTGGTGGTGGGACGCCCCGCCATCGCCAACCCGGACCTCGCACGCCGCTGGAAGGAAAACCTTCCGCTGAACGAGCCGGATCCGTCCACCTTCTACGCGGACAGCTCGGCGGGCTACACCGATTACCCCGCGCTCTCGGCCTAATGGTCTACCGGCCTACCGGGCAGGAATACTGAACTAACAGCGACGGCGGCACCCAGCTTGGGTGCCGCCGTCGTTGGTTGCCGGTGTGCTGTCCGGCAACTGAAGCCCAAGCCATCCGACGGCTTGGGGCCTCTTGATGAGAGGAAAGCTCGCTCGAGGCCTTACGAGAGCGGGCGAAAGCCAGAATACTCCAGCCCATGCGCTACTGCTAGGGGCCTACAGGAAAGCTTCGCGGCCGGTGCCCTCCCGCATCACAAGTTTGTCGTCCTGGATGGATACAAGGAGGCTTTTGGGCTTGCCGCTGACTTTCGTGATGGCCTTCAGGCCGCGGTTGGTGACCTCCACGCCGACCTGAGCCCCCTTGGCGGGCAGCTCGATGGATGCTTCGTAGGCTTCGCCGATGAGCGGGTTGGTTGACACGCCGACGTCGCGCCGAACTTCCTTGCCGTTAACCATGACGGTGATGTTGGCCTCGTCGAATCCATCCTGAAAGACGATGAGCAGTTCCCGCATGGTGGCCTCTTCCTCGAGAGTGATTGCCTGTGACTGCATATCCACTACAGCACTTCGCGGCCCGCAGCGGAATACCCGGCCATCCCCAAGCCTCGGACCAAGGAGGTGGCGGTCAGCTGCGTAAGGCAAAATGTTCAGGTGACCACCCAACTTCCGTCTGCCCCGTCCACGCCCGCGTCCGCCACCACCCCGGACAGCGCCATTCACGCCCAGATCGCCGCTGAGCTCGGCGTCAAGACCTGGCAGGTGAAAGCCGCCGTGGAACTGCTCGACGGCGGGTCCACCGTCCCGTTCATCGCCCGGTACCGCAAGGAAGCCACCGGCACGCTCGACGACACCCAGCTCCGTGAGCTCGATGAACGCCTCCGCTACCTCCGCGAACTCGAGGACCGCCGTCGGACCGTCCTTGAGGCGATCGCGGCGCAGGGCCAGCTGACCGCCCAGCTGCAGACCGCGATCCTGGCCGCGGACACCAAATCCCGCCTGGAAGACATCTACCTCCCGTTTAAGACCAAGCGGCGCACCAAGGCCCAGGTCGCCCGCGAAGCCGGCCTTGAACCGCTCGCCGACGCGCTGCTCCAGCGGCCGGACCTGGACCCGGAACGCGAGGCCGCCAGGTACCTGAACGCGGAGCACTCCATTGGCGACGCCGCTGCCGCGCTCGCCGGTGCGCGGTCCATCCTGGTGGAGCGGGCCGCCCAGGACCCGGATCTGGCCGCCACCCTGCGGGAGCGGCTCTGGACCCAGGGCCGGATGGTGTCCCGGGTCAGGAAGGGCAAGGAGGCTGAAGGGCAGAAGTTCGCCGACTACTTTGAGTTCAGCCAGGTTCCGTCCGGAATGCCCTCGCATCGTGTGCTCGCGCTGCTGCGAGGCGAGAAGGACGGGGTCCTGGAGCTGGACCTGGCCGAAGCTGATCCCAATAACGACGCCGCCCTGACCGCCGCCCGTGCCCGCTATGAGGCTGCCGTGGCGAGGTGTCTCGGCGTGGCGGACCGCGGCCGTCCGGCGGACGCGTGGCTGATGCAGACGGCGGAGCTCGCCTGGCGGTCGCGGGTCCTCGCCCGGCTCACCTCCGACCTTCGCGGCCGCATGTTTGCCGCCGCCGAGGACGAAGCGGTCCGGGTGTTTGCCGCCAACCTGCGCGACGTCCTGCTGGCGGCACCCGCAGGGAACCGCGCCACCCTGGGCCTTGACCCGGGGCT
The window above is part of the Pseudarthrobacter sp. IC2-21 genome. Proteins encoded here:
- a CDS encoding 5-methylcytosine restriction system specificity protein McrC, with the translated sequence MDELSGGVVERLDPASAAFLNSSGLVKASPMGMGLYRIEPVGKVGSVRTATIQLDVRPKDRLGLSRLLFLLSYAGNQGFRADSVAAVEDRELWSALAESLAQLAERALGRGVLQGYRTVDESLRTVKGRIRISDQISRRPGMLVPLEVSYDEFTEDIAENRILRAALERMGQVPRVRPEVLSRLRQLKGKLDAVTRLPAGAPLPPWTPSRMNVRYHSVLRLAGLILRNASAEAGEGKQQTASFVVDMAQVFEDFVGAALREAMAAYPGEIRLQYNALLSEAVRDADRLSVRPDAVHVLDGRPVVVYNAKYKAAADLGASLTADHYQMLAHCTALGVPTAWLVYAGAGEMKLRRILNTDIDIVEFPLDLSLPPSDILAAVAELARQSWGEVLRTSAGG
- a CDS encoding sensor histidine kinase codes for the protein MTEPVAWAAGRLRFFRRPFHEYRLTDRVVLSQTPLFITTLLTAFLMWAFFPGTMDNPLFVAFLVSQLAIMALCFLVPWDRLPYTSFLVIPLLDFVSIAVGREGGQESLTGISLLAVFPVIWLCASGYYPRLALWASFFCPLAIIWVPLFLDGNVSGPSLAKSLLVPVMMLGIGVSVSVLTLSMMRQQQSLEDKDEQLKASLRSTKRQEALLNSVLETVNIGVLAVDADGHDILMNRKQRANHELASPKDSEGPNESQLLVFAADRTTSVPVEERPVRRAVLGETFTDYLVWLGAGKEQRAITTSARAMKDADGQFAGSVIVFSDVTDLVNALAAKDEFVSSVSHEFRTPLTSILGYVEILLEDEPREDQLEPLTIIKRNSERLLTLVSDLLATRDGQLIVTPHAVDVAELVRASISAALPKADAARVVLKADAPARLDAHVDGPRISQVLDNLVSNAIKYSPDGGNVVVSLAQDGEQVICRVRDTGMGMSSEDQAEVFSKFFRTSNVRRTAIPGVGLGLSISKAIVEAHGGTIEVESKLGEGTTFIVRLPV
- a CDS encoding response regulator transcription factor, whose amino-acid sequence is MSEARVGLVIEDDQDIRELVRAVLTQAGFDVSVAASGTEGVLAARSLNPDVITLDLGLPDIDGFEVSRQIREFSDAYIVMLTARAEELDTLIGLESGADDYLTKPFRPRELRARIAAMMRRPRSAPDALEDAAAAERADDPGAGHYSHNGLDLTYASRSVTVDGQELNLTRTEFELLYALLEAGRTVRTKSDLVRRLRDEDYDVGSYISEADERSVEVHMGNLRKKLGDSPQRPRWLQTVRGVGYRLAPADR
- a CDS encoding Hpt domain-containing protein, which produces MAPSDDAGRPLVDPSVLDRLRDELADDEGYCTVFVSNFIDYLPVRIGKLRVALTTGDLPGAVDAVLSIKTSSQMVGAERLAGLAIDLERSIREDSPRKEPSVSLPQLAADYLRPISLCCSQTLHRLESQRSAGAKR
- a CDS encoding very short patch repair endonuclease; translation: MSDRLTPEQRSWNMSRIRGKNTKPELLVRRLLHARGYRYRLHGKAGSIRLSGNPDLVFAGRRKVIFVNGCFWHFHDCRAGQHAPKANAVFWEAKRARTRERDGQQRRQLEALGWEVLTVWECDLKDGSALEAQLVGFLGAQENRSGT
- a CDS encoding pyridoxamine 5'-phosphate oxidase family protein, with the translated sequence MMYTHPDGQPVLELDDEQSWKLLEATRHGRLVVSVAGEPDIFPVNYIASNRKIYLRTAPGNKLAQLTINSSVLLETDGILSDEAWSVVLRGTARVLSSSAEVAAVEELGLKTWVPTLKDFYVEVIPTSVSGRHFELGEQPEREI
- a CDS encoding DUF6318 family protein, with product MTSHKFFTARHLRAATIAGLASAALALSGCNAGGSPGGTDTSPAAVSQTPTATASPTPSPTSTPAYVPASASGRAQNVPVPVLPDVGKTETKEGLEAFARYWYATLSYAYETGDTQKLDTLSESYCVFCRGLSDGVAAAWADGRWISGGKVETPAVSAVVVPGEKAYATIQVLQQAVEIRKPDGALYQEPTKATNAGSRADATFGPSGWVISDLGLIR
- a CDS encoding PKD domain-containing protein, whose translation is MDGATGEIRPGRPDQISSDPNNYKYELQCHIGGGDFDSVCLRSQIECPDRADGEVGIPVIWYSMPRGVPGAVWAIHSGPTCLYDAQPEDLLPRIAAAIQRQFESLPINAGAVVAQPSPHTLRGAETNFYANASEQQFDVTMFGQKVHVVATPAQYTWNYGDGTVFGPQPSMGGPLPQERWGEKTRTSHIYAQTGDFRVVLTTSFQGTYSVNGGPPLPIPGQGQFSAPPQGISVWRSITRNYADDCNANPQGQGCPGVPAGR
- a CDS encoding alkene reductase — protein: MLFSPLTLGELELSNRLVMAPLTRLRAGQEGVPGPLLVEHYRQRASLGLIVSEGTYPSPAGRSYMGQPGLVTEQQVAGWKKVTDAVHAEGGRMFAQVMHGGRVSHEDITGGHQLVAPSALAVDGEVRTPFGKKPYPVPHALTPDELPIVMQEIVAASLNAIDAGFDGVELHSANGYLLNEFLAPNSNVRTDSYGGSPENRARFVIETVNAVVAAVGAHRVGIRISPEHQVQGIAETDAADVRATYEVLVDSIAPLNLAYLSVLHQDPTSGLVQDLRARFNGTFLVNSGFGTITTREEAAALVANGHADAVVVGRPAIANPDLARRWKENLPLNEPDPSTFYADSSAGYTDYPALSA